One region of Bradyrhizobium betae genomic DNA includes:
- the dut gene encoding dUTP diphosphatase, with amino-acid sequence MSTEVTVELQQLAHAEGLPLPAYQTADAAGLDLMAAVPDSEPMTLAPGQYALVPTGLAIALPPGHEAQVRPRSGLAAKHGVTVLNSPGTIDADYRGEIKVILINHGAGPFVIKRGERIAQMVIAPVLQATLVPAATLSATDRGAGGFGSTGR; translated from the coding sequence TTGAGCACTGAGGTCACTGTCGAACTGCAGCAACTCGCCCACGCCGAGGGCCTGCCGCTGCCGGCCTATCAGACCGCGGACGCCGCCGGCCTCGATTTGATGGCCGCGGTGCCGGACAGCGAACCGATGACGCTCGCCCCCGGCCAATACGCGCTGGTGCCGACGGGGCTCGCGATCGCGCTGCCGCCCGGGCACGAGGCGCAGGTGCGGCCGCGCTCCGGTCTTGCCGCCAAGCACGGCGTCACCGTGCTGAACTCACCGGGCACGATCGACGCGGACTACCGCGGCGAGATCAAGGTGATCCTGATCAACCACGGCGCGGGCCCCTTCGTGATCAAGCGCGGCGAGCGCATCGCGCAGATGGTGATCGCGCCCGTGCTGCAGGCCACGCTGGTTCCGGCCGCAACATTGTCCGCGACCGATCGCGGCGCCGGCGGTTTCGGCTCGACCGGCCGCTAA
- the tsaE gene encoding tRNA (adenosine(37)-N6)-threonylcarbamoyltransferase complex ATPase subunit type 1 TsaE: MTASTTFSVALPNETATAQLMADLALLVGPGDVITLTGDLGAGKTAAARSLIRYLAGDEELEVPSPTFTLVQGYELPPFPVMHADLYRIEDENELEEIGLSPLPDATLVLIEWPERAPSAMPGDRIDITLTHRPALGPNARAAEITGYGKSAAVVARLQALRDFLDRSGYIDAGRKRMAGDASTRSYARLLRDDGVVILMNFPQRPDGAALYNGKSYSAAVHLAENIRPFVAIDEGLRAQGLSAPQIHHFDLDHGFLISEDFGSEGVIEGDPPRPIVDRYEAATDVLAMLHGKTLPEMLPLNGQAYDIPVFDIEALLIEIGLMPEWYLPDRNAPLSDDKRDEFFAMWRELLKKPLAAPKTWIIRDYHSPNLIWLADRIGIARVGLIDFQDTVLGPHSYDVVSLLQDARIDVPEALELTLLSRYIKARRADDASFDPAGFAELYAIMSAQRNTRLLGTFARLNRRDGKPHYLRHQPRIWTYLQRSLAHPALSPLRDWYLANVPPPRSGT, encoded by the coding sequence ATGACTGCGTCCACCACATTCTCCGTCGCGCTTCCCAATGAGACGGCGACTGCGCAACTGATGGCCGACCTCGCGCTGCTGGTCGGTCCCGGCGATGTCATCACGCTCACCGGCGATCTCGGCGCCGGCAAGACTGCGGCCGCCCGCAGCCTGATCCGCTACCTCGCCGGCGACGAGGAACTGGAAGTGCCGAGCCCGACCTTCACTCTGGTGCAGGGCTACGAGCTGCCGCCATTTCCGGTGATGCATGCCGACCTCTATCGCATCGAGGACGAGAACGAACTCGAGGAGATCGGGCTGTCGCCGCTCCCCGATGCCACGCTGGTGCTGATCGAATGGCCGGAGCGCGCGCCGTCGGCGATGCCTGGGGATCGCATCGACATCACGCTGACGCACCGGCCGGCGCTGGGCCCGAACGCGCGCGCCGCCGAGATCACCGGTTACGGCAAGAGCGCCGCCGTCGTTGCGCGGCTGCAGGCGTTGCGCGACTTCCTCGATAGGTCCGGCTATATCGACGCAGGCCGCAAGCGCATGGCCGGCGACGCCTCGACCCGCTCCTATGCGCGACTGCTGCGCGATGACGGCGTCGTCATCCTCATGAACTTTCCGCAGCGCCCGGACGGCGCCGCGCTCTACAACGGAAAATCCTACAGCGCCGCTGTGCATCTCGCCGAGAACATCAGGCCGTTCGTCGCGATCGACGAGGGCCTGCGCGCGCAGGGACTCTCGGCGCCTCAGATCCATCATTTCGATCTCGACCACGGCTTTCTGATCAGCGAGGACTTTGGCAGCGAGGGCGTGATCGAAGGCGATCCGCCGCGGCCGATCGTAGACCGCTATGAAGCCGCGACCGATGTGCTCGCGATGCTGCACGGCAAGACGTTGCCGGAGATGCTGCCGCTGAACGGGCAGGCCTACGACATTCCCGTCTTCGACATCGAAGCACTTTTGATCGAGATCGGATTGATGCCGGAATGGTATCTGCCCGATCGCAACGCGCCGCTGAGCGACGACAAGCGCGACGAATTCTTCGCGATGTGGCGCGAGCTGTTGAAGAAGCCGCTGGCCGCGCCGAAGACGTGGATCATCCGCGACTATCACTCGCCAAATCTGATCTGGCTTGCGGACCGTATCGGCATCGCCCGCGTCGGCTTGATCGACTTCCAGGACACCGTGCTGGGGCCGCACTCCTACGACGTGGTGTCGCTGCTCCAGGACGCCCGCATCGACGTGCCCGAGGCGCTCGAGCTGACGCTGCTGTCGCGGTACATCAAGGCGCGGCGCGCCGATGATGCGAGCTTCGATCCGGCCGGCTTTGCCGAGCTCTACGCCATCATGTCGGCGCAGCGGAACACCCGCTTGCTCGGCACCTTCGCCCGGCTCAACCGCCGCGACGGTAAGCCGCATTATCTGCGCCACCAGCCGCGGATCTGGACCTATCTCCAGCGTTCGCTGGCGCATCCTGCGCTCAGCCCTTTGCGCGACTGGTATCTCGCCAACGTTCCACCGCCCCGGTCCGGAACCTGA
- a CDS encoding sensor histidine kinase yields the protein MSGVIVSMRRTLLSCTSLVRNGMIGSALAALLPAAPAEAADLVDTLSVLLDFNRQELAVLTTALALLGFSVVAAILLMRTRVRTVKNEARLRARIGELQLQADRFGALLFAEPQVLISWPAGDNRAQISGDISMVLPRDSSPQRVLAFGTWLPPEPALQMDHAVDALRDRGDGFQITLTTAHGHTLEAIGRAIGGQAIVRIRELSGLRRELAETNLRYKALSDETEMLRGFAAAAPWPIWGKAENGALTFANPAYVRATEATSVGDAQERKLELLDSADRTAMDRGLKEAASFTSRLPIVIGGERRIYDVRAVNVGSSSVGVAIDASEADALSSALVRMAEAHRRTLDQLSSGVAVFDGQRRLAFYNDSYRRLWDLDRTFLDANPDDSSVLDQLRAARKLPEQPDFRAWKAKLHEAYRAVEAAKDTWYLPDGRALSVVTTPNPEGGVTYLFDDVTESLELARRFDGMIRVQRETLDSLAEGVAVFGSNGKAQLFNPAFVRMWKLSADAMRDEPHIQTVEGWCHQLFDDPAVWRQIREAVTSIESRADIPLKLERKDGSVLDGMIRPLHDGATMLTFQDITDTENVERALRERNEALEAADQMKVDFVHHVSYELRSPLTTIIGFAHFLSDPSTGPLTPKQAEYLDYVTKSTNALLALTNNILDLATIDAGAMKLELGPVDVSKTIELAAEGIQDRLATDRIRLKVEIAPDIGSFIGDEKRVVQVLYNLLANAVGFSPQDSTVGISARRTEGSVVFTVTDSGPGIPADMKDKVFNWFESRSQGSRHRGAGLGLSLVRSFVELHGGKVRVDSIVGRGTLVICDFPTDQAAHRDAAE from the coding sequence ATGTCAGGCGTGATCGTGTCGATGCGTCGGACGCTGCTGTCGTGCACATCGCTCGTGCGCAACGGCATGATTGGAAGCGCTCTCGCGGCGCTGCTGCCGGCTGCGCCGGCTGAGGCTGCCGACCTCGTCGATACACTCTCGGTATTGCTGGACTTCAACCGGCAGGAACTCGCGGTGCTGACCACCGCGCTGGCCCTGCTCGGTTTCTCGGTCGTGGCCGCCATCCTGCTGATGCGCACGCGCGTGCGCACGGTGAAGAACGAGGCGCGGCTGCGCGCGCGGATCGGGGAACTGCAGCTCCAGGCCGATCGCTTCGGCGCACTGCTGTTCGCCGAGCCGCAGGTCCTGATCTCGTGGCCGGCCGGCGACAACCGCGCGCAGATTTCCGGCGACATCTCCATGGTGCTGCCGCGCGATTCCTCGCCGCAGCGCGTGCTCGCGTTCGGAACCTGGCTGCCGCCGGAACCGGCGCTCCAGATGGACCACGCGGTCGATGCGCTGCGCGATCGCGGCGACGGATTCCAGATCACGCTGACGACGGCGCATGGTCACACGCTGGAGGCCATCGGCCGCGCCATCGGCGGCCAGGCCATTGTCAGGATTCGCGAACTCTCGGGCCTGCGCCGCGAACTGGCCGAAACCAATCTGCGCTACAAGGCGCTCTCCGACGAGACCGAGATGCTGCGCGGCTTCGCCGCCGCCGCGCCATGGCCGATCTGGGGCAAGGCCGAGAACGGCGCGCTCACTTTCGCCAATCCGGCCTATGTCCGCGCAACGGAGGCGACCAGCGTCGGGGACGCCCAGGAGCGCAAGCTCGAGCTGCTCGACAGTGCCGACCGCACCGCCATGGACCGCGGCCTGAAAGAGGCCGCCAGCTTCACCTCCCGGCTGCCCATCGTGATCGGCGGCGAGCGGCGTATCTACGACGTCCGCGCGGTCAATGTCGGCAGCAGCAGTGTTGGCGTCGCGATCGACGCCAGCGAGGCGGATGCGCTGAGCTCGGCCCTGGTGCGGATGGCGGAGGCGCATCGCCGCACGCTCGACCAGCTCTCCTCGGGCGTCGCCGTGTTCGACGGCCAGCGCCGGCTCGCCTTCTACAACGATTCCTACCGGCGGCTGTGGGACCTCGACCGCACCTTCCTCGACGCCAATCCTGACGATTCCAGCGTGCTCGACCAGCTCCGCGCCGCACGGAAACTGCCGGAGCAGCCGGACTTCCGTGCCTGGAAGGCAAAATTGCACGAGGCCTATCGTGCCGTGGAGGCCGCCAAGGACACCTGGTACCTGCCCGACGGCCGCGCGCTCTCCGTCGTCACCACGCCGAATCCGGAAGGCGGCGTCACCTATCTGTTCGACGACGTCACCGAGAGCCTCGAGCTCGCCCGCCGCTTCGACGGCATGATCCGGGTCCAGCGCGAGACGCTCGACAGCCTCGCCGAGGGCGTCGCGGTGTTCGGCAGCAACGGCAAGGCCCAGCTGTTCAACCCGGCCTTCGTCCGGATGTGGAAGCTGTCCGCCGACGCCATGCGCGACGAGCCGCATATCCAGACCGTCGAAGGCTGGTGCCACCAGCTGTTCGACGACCCCGCGGTCTGGCGCCAGATCCGTGAGGCCGTCACCTCGATCGAGAGCCGCGCCGACATTCCCCTGAAACTGGAACGCAAGGACGGCAGCGTGCTCGACGGCATGATCCGCCCGCTGCACGACGGCGCCACCATGCTGACGTTCCAGGACATCACTGACACCGAGAACGTCGAGCGTGCGCTGCGTGAGCGCAACGAGGCGCTGGAGGCCGCCGACCAGATGAAGGTGGATTTCGTCCACCACGTCTCCTACGAGCTGCGCTCGCCGCTCACCACCATCATCGGCTTCGCGCACTTCCTCAGCGATCCCTCCACGGGGCCGCTGACGCCGAAGCAGGCCGAATATCTCGACTACGTCACCAAATCGACCAACGCGCTGCTGGCGCTGACCAACAACATCCTGGACCTCGCCACCATCGACGCCGGCGCCATGAAGCTGGAACTCGGCCCGGTCGACGTCAGCAAGACCATCGAGCTGGCCGCCGAGGGCATCCAGGACCGGCTCGCCACCGACCGCATCCGTCTCAAGGTCGAGATCGCGCCCGATATCGGCAGCTTCATCGGCGATGAGAAGCGCGTGGTGCAGGTGCTCTATAACCTCCTCGCCAACGCCGTCGGGTTTTCTCCACAGGATTCCACCGTCGGCATCAGCGCGCGCCGCACCGAGGGCAGCGTGGTCTTCACCGTGACAGATTCCGGGCCTGGAATACCTGCCGACATGAAGGACAAGGTGTTCAACTGGTTCGAAAGCCGCTCGCAGGGGTCGCGTCACCGCGGCGCCGGGCTTGGCCTGTCGCTGGTGCGTTCCTTCGTCGAGCTGCATGGCGGCAAGGTGCGGGTGGATTCGATCGTCGGCCGGGGCACGCTCGTGATCTGCGATTTCCCGACCGACCAGGCGGCGCATCGCGACGCCGCCGAATGA
- the coaBC gene encoding bifunctional phosphopantothenoylcysteine decarboxylase/phosphopantothenate--cysteine ligase CoaBC: protein MASLTIRKLDEGVKTYLRLRSARNRRSVEEEVRVILGELIEGREEPLTPFAPPPAPSTAPTPQRIGAVAEASVTLIIGGGIAAYKSLDLIRRLKERRIEVRCVLTKAAQQFVTPLAVSALSHERVYTDLFDPQSEFDAGHIRLARECDLIVVAPATADLMAKMANGHADDLASAILLATNRKILLAPAMNPLMWNNAATRRNVGLLQRDGVVLIGPNSGEMAEAGEAGVGRMSEAIEIATAAERLLRPPVPRPLAGKRVLITAGPTHEPIDPVRYIANRSSGKQGFAIAAAAQAAGAEVILVSGPVDLADPRGVTVKHVESARQMLEQVQAALPADIAIFAAAVADWRVANEGEQKLKKTSAGMPPLQLVENPDILATISKLTDNRPPLVIGFAAETEHLIDNAKSKLARKGCDWIVANDVSPATGVMGGDRNTVHLISRKHGEIAVDSWPVMTKEQVAIELVAHVAKSVTGKAPESAS, encoded by the coding sequence ATGGCAAGCCTGACCATCCGCAAGCTCGACGAGGGCGTCAAAACCTATCTGCGCCTGCGCTCGGCCAGGAACCGCAGGTCGGTCGAGGAAGAAGTGCGGGTCATCCTCGGCGAGCTGATCGAGGGCCGCGAGGAGCCGCTGACGCCGTTCGCGCCGCCGCCGGCCCCATCCACGGCCCCCACGCCGCAGCGCATCGGCGCCGTCGCAGAGGCCAGCGTCACCCTGATCATTGGCGGCGGGATCGCGGCCTACAAATCGCTGGACCTGATCCGCCGGCTCAAGGAGCGCCGCATCGAGGTCCGCTGCGTGCTGACCAAGGCGGCGCAGCAATTCGTCACGCCGCTGGCGGTGAGCGCGCTCTCGCACGAGCGCGTCTACACCGATCTGTTCGACCCCCAGAGCGAGTTCGACGCCGGCCATATCCGGCTGGCGCGCGAGTGCGACTTGATCGTGGTGGCGCCAGCGACGGCCGACCTGATGGCGAAGATGGCCAACGGCCATGCCGACGATCTCGCCAGCGCCATCCTGCTCGCCACCAACCGCAAGATCCTGCTGGCGCCGGCGATGAATCCGCTGATGTGGAACAACGCGGCGACCCGCCGCAACGTTGGCTTGCTTCAGCGCGACGGCGTGGTGCTGATCGGCCCGAATTCCGGCGAGATGGCCGAGGCGGGCGAGGCCGGTGTCGGCCGCATGTCCGAGGCGATCGAGATCGCCACCGCCGCCGAGCGCCTGCTGCGGCCGCCGGTGCCGCGCCCGCTCGCCGGCAAGCGCGTGCTGATCACCGCAGGCCCCACGCACGAGCCGATCGATCCGGTGCGCTACATTGCCAACCGCTCCTCCGGCAAGCAGGGCTTTGCCATTGCCGCCGCCGCACAGGCCGCGGGCGCCGAGGTGATTTTGGTGAGCGGCCCGGTCGATCTCGCCGATCCCCGGGGCGTCACGGTGAAGCACGTCGAATCGGCGCGGCAGATGCTGGAGCAGGTGCAGGCCGCGCTTCCCGCCGACATCGCCATCTTCGCCGCCGCCGTTGCCGACTGGCGCGTCGCCAACGAAGGCGAGCAGAAGCTGAAGAAGACCTCGGCCGGCATGCCGCCGCTCCAACTGGTCGAGAACCCCGACATCCTCGCCACGATCTCCAAGCTGACCGACAACCGTCCGCCGCTGGTGATCGGCTTTGCCGCCGAGACCGAGCACCTCATCGACAACGCCAAGTCCAAGCTGGCCCGCAAGGGCTGCGACTGGATCGTCGCCAACGACGTCTCGCCCGCAACAGGCGTGATGGGCGGCGACCGCAACACTGTTCATCTCATAAGTCGGAAGCACGGCGAGATTGCAGTTGATTCCTGGCCGGTGATGACCAAGGAACAGGTCGCCATCGAACTGGTCGCGCATGTCGCCAAGAGCGTGACCGGAAAAGCCCCGGAGTCCGCATCTTGA
- a CDS encoding nucleotidyltransferase family protein, producing the protein MSVKPTKAMVLAAGFGLRMRPLTEKMPKPLVPVAGQPLLDHVLDKLGEAGVTEAVVNVHYLPDQIINHVASRQHPRVTISDERDQVLGTGGGVVKALPLLGDAPFFHVNSDTLWIDGVRSNLARLAENFDPARMDILLLMAPTATSIGYSGRGDYGMLPDGALRKRKEKEVVPFVYAGAAILSPSIFADAPQGEFSLTRMFDRANEQDRLFGLRLDGVWMHVGTPDAVHAAEEAFLESVA; encoded by the coding sequence ATGTCCGTCAAACCGACCAAAGCCATGGTGCTCGCCGCGGGGTTCGGCCTGCGTATGCGTCCGTTGACGGAGAAGATGCCCAAGCCCCTGGTGCCCGTGGCCGGCCAGCCGCTGCTCGACCATGTGCTCGACAAGCTCGGCGAGGCCGGTGTGACCGAGGCCGTCGTCAACGTGCACTATTTGCCGGACCAGATCATCAATCACGTCGCGTCCCGCCAGCATCCGCGCGTCACCATCTCCGACGAGCGCGACCAGGTGCTCGGCACCGGCGGCGGCGTGGTCAAGGCATTGCCGCTGCTCGGCGACGCGCCGTTCTTCCACGTCAATTCCGACACGCTGTGGATCGACGGCGTGCGCTCCAATCTGGCGCGGCTTGCGGAAAACTTCGACCCCGCGCGGATGGACATCCTGCTGCTGATGGCGCCGACCGCGACCAGCATCGGCTATAGCGGCCGCGGCGATTACGGCATGCTGCCCGACGGCGCCCTGCGCAAGCGCAAGGAAAAGGAGGTCGTTCCGTTCGTCTATGCGGGCGCGGCGATCCTGTCCCCGTCGATCTTCGCCGATGCGCCGCAGGGCGAATTCTCGCTGACCAGAATGTTCGACCGCGCGAACGAGCAGGACCGGCTGTTCGGCCTGCGCCTCGACGGGGTCTGGATGCATGTCGGGACGCCCGATGCGGTGCACGCGGCGGAAGAAGCGTTTCTGGAGAGCGTGGCGTAA
- the ubiB gene encoding 2-polyprenylphenol 6-hydroxylase, translated as MISAITHISRLIRAAFVFAREGVFGSVDPSLVPPPGQLALKLARIVERRGPKDGPRMSRALTRMGPAYLKLGQFLATRPDVVGVIMARDLESLQDRLPPFSQTEAEAVIATSLERPVADVFANLGPPVAAASIAQVHRGEVVRDGVRKAVAVKVLRPNVAARFRRDLSDFFFVAHKAEAYSSEARRLRLIEVINTMSRSVAMEMDLRLEAAALSEMAENTRDDPDFRVPTVDWDRTTHNVLTMEWIDGIALNDHKRLAESQVDLPDLGRKVIQSFLRHALRDGFFHADMHPGNLFLDDAGRLVAVDFGIMGRLGMKERRFLAEILLGFITRDYRRVAEVHFEAGYVPAHHSVENFAQAIRAIGEPIHNRTAEEISMARLLTLLLEVTGLFDMTTRPELILLQKTMVVVEGVARGFDPRLDIWKVADPVVREWIERNLGPIGRVQGALAGGGDLARVLMRLPDIAQRSVAVLEQLEAMTRDGIRLSPESIAAMGRSEGRKNRWRTVALWIIAATFIGILIAVRNL; from the coding sequence GTGATCTCTGCCATCACCCACATTTCGCGCCTGATCCGCGCCGCATTCGTGTTTGCGCGCGAAGGCGTGTTCGGCTCGGTCGATCCGAGCCTGGTGCCGCCGCCCGGGCAGCTCGCGCTAAAGCTTGCGCGCATCGTCGAGCGGCGTGGCCCTAAAGACGGGCCACGGATGTCGCGCGCGCTGACGCGGATGGGCCCGGCCTATCTCAAGCTCGGGCAGTTCCTCGCCACGCGCCCCGACGTCGTCGGCGTCATCATGGCGCGCGACCTTGAGAGCCTGCAGGATCGCCTGCCGCCGTTTTCGCAGACCGAGGCGGAAGCCGTGATCGCGACCTCGCTGGAGCGTCCGGTGGCGGATGTGTTCGCGAACCTCGGCCCGCCGGTCGCGGCCGCCTCGATCGCACAGGTGCATCGCGGCGAAGTGGTGCGCGACGGCGTCCGCAAGGCGGTTGCGGTCAAGGTGCTGCGTCCGAACGTGGCCGCGCGCTTCCGCCGCGACCTCTCCGATTTCTTCTTCGTCGCGCACAAGGCCGAGGCTTACTCGTCCGAGGCGCGGCGGCTGCGCCTGATCGAAGTGATCAACACCATGTCGCGCTCGGTCGCGATGGAGATGGACCTGCGGCTCGAAGCCGCCGCGCTGTCGGAGATGGCCGAGAACACGCGGGACGATCCCGATTTCCGGGTGCCGACCGTCGACTGGGACCGCACCACGCACAACGTGCTGACGATGGAGTGGATCGATGGCATCGCGCTGAACGATCACAAGCGCCTCGCGGAGTCGCAGGTCGATCTGCCCGATCTCGGCCGCAAGGTGATCCAGAGCTTTCTGCGGCACGCGCTGCGCGACGGCTTTTTCCACGCTGACATGCATCCGGGCAATCTGTTCCTCGATGACGCCGGCCGCCTGGTCGCGGTCGATTTCGGCATCATGGGCCGGCTCGGCATGAAGGAGCGGCGTTTCCTCGCCGAGATCCTGCTCGGCTTCATCACCCGTGACTATCGCCGCGTCGCCGAGGTGCATTTCGAGGCGGGCTACGTGCCCGCGCATCACTCCGTCGAGAATTTCGCGCAGGCCATCCGCGCCATCGGCGAACCCATTCACAACCGCACCGCCGAGGAGATCTCGATGGCGCGGCTGCTGACGCTGCTGCTCGAGGTCACCGGCCTGTTCGACATGACGACGCGGCCCGAACTGATCCTGCTGCAGAAGACCATGGTGGTGGTCGAGGGCGTGGCGCGCGGCTTCGATCCCAGGCTCGACATCTGGAAGGTCGCCGATCCCGTGGTGCGCGAATGGATCGAGCGCAATCTCGGACCGATCGGCCGGGTGCAGGGCGCGCTTGCCGGGGGCGGCGACCTCGCCCGCGTGCTGATGCGCCTGCCCGACATCGCGCAGCGTTCGGTCGCAGTGCTCGAACAGCTTGAAGCCATGACCCGTGACGGCATCCGGCTGTCGCCGGAGAGCATCGCCGCGATGGGCCGCAGCGAGGGCCGCAAGAACCGCTGGCGCACCGTCGCGCTCTGGATCATCGCCGCGACCTTCATCGGAATCCTGATCGCAGTCCGGAATCTGTGA
- a CDS encoding PilZ domain-containing protein: MAVKTDQRGNSRVVFERGIAAQMMGIDGTWRRDCTMEDVSETGAKLTIDGSVEGLHLKEFFLVLSSTGLAYRRCELAWVNGDQIGVNFLKVGDRKKKARSTSVGA; the protein is encoded by the coding sequence ATGGCGGTCAAGACGGACCAGCGCGGGAACAGCAGGGTTGTTTTCGAACGTGGGATTGCGGCCCAGATGATGGGGATCGACGGCACCTGGCGACGCGACTGCACCATGGAGGACGTCTCCGAGACCGGCGCCAAGCTGACGATCGACGGCTCCGTCGAAGGCCTCCATCTGAAGGAATTCTTTCTCGTGCTGTCGTCCACCGGGCTCGCGTACCGGCGCTGCGAGCTGGCCTGGGTCAATGGCGACCAGATCGGCGTCAATTTCCTGAAGGTCGGCGACAGGAAGAAAAAGGCGCGTTCCACATCGGTCGGGGCGTAA